A single genomic interval of Alistipes provencensis harbors:
- a CDS encoding aldose 1-epimerase, translated as MLRTVDYHGLKAVEFSKGDYTALLVPEMGANLVRLANTRLGAEILRTPGADEIEVFKSRPQVFGLPILFPPNRIADGRYTFEGRTYQYPITIEKEQNYHHGVLKSEAFMVSKARETAEEVMVECRYYANAGNDAVFRDFPHEFKCKITYWLSADGLEQEVMFSNRSKMRMPVGVGFHTPLSIPFAGGDAADYVMRVAVGEQVELSERNLPTGRKLPLSEQFSKLREGGLRVTGCEPIEAGFTLKEIDVDGKSFRGALVENVRTGTQIFYEVDSQTTYWTIWNNGGQVPYCCPEPQSWTTNAPNLPNPSAEGFRAIAPGESWRMVFHLYAK; from the coding sequence ATGCTGCGTACCGTCGATTACCACGGCTTGAAGGCCGTCGAGTTCTCCAAAGGAGACTACACGGCACTGCTGGTTCCGGAAATGGGTGCGAACCTCGTGCGGCTGGCCAACACACGGTTGGGCGCGGAGATTCTGCGCACGCCCGGTGCCGACGAGATCGAGGTTTTCAAGAGCCGTCCGCAGGTATTCGGACTGCCGATCCTGTTCCCGCCCAACCGCATCGCCGACGGCCGTTACACGTTCGAAGGCCGCACCTATCAGTACCCGATCACCATTGAGAAGGAGCAGAACTACCACCACGGAGTGCTCAAAAGCGAGGCATTCATGGTTTCGAAAGCCCGTGAGACGGCCGAGGAGGTGATGGTCGAGTGTCGTTACTACGCCAATGCGGGCAACGACGCTGTGTTCCGCGATTTTCCGCACGAATTCAAGTGCAAGATCACCTACTGGCTCTCGGCCGACGGTCTGGAGCAGGAGGTGATGTTCTCGAACCGCAGCAAGATGCGGATGCCCGTAGGCGTAGGATTCCACACCCCGCTGTCGATCCCCTTTGCCGGAGGCGACGCCGCGGATTATGTGATGCGCGTGGCCGTCGGCGAGCAGGTCGAGCTCAGCGAGCGCAATCTCCCGACGGGCCGCAAGCTGCCGCTGTCGGAGCAGTTTTCGAAACTGCGCGAGGGCGGCCTCCGGGTCACCGGATGCGAGCCGATCGAGGCGGGATTCACGCTGAAAGAGATCGACGTGGACGGCAAATCGTTCCGCGGGGCGCTGGTCGAGAATGTGCGCACGGGTACGCAGATTTTCTACGAAGTGGACTCCCAGACGACCTACTGGACGATCTGGAACAATGGAGGACAGGTCCCCTACTGCTGCCCCGAGCCGCAGTCGTGGACCACGAACGCCCCCAACCTGCCGAATCCCTCGGCCGAAGGCTTCCGGGCCATCGCTCCGGGAGAGTCGTGGCGCATGGTGTTCCACCTCTACGCGAAATAG
- a CDS encoding nitroreductase family protein → METFDFLKLAKKRYACRKYFDKQVEPEKLAQILEAGRVAPTGANRQPQRLVVVQSKEGMERLARCTRDFGAPLAIIVCADTSEAWTRKYDSKVIGDIDASIVTDHMMLAATSLGLDTLWICMFKPEAVREEFALPPHVEPVNILLIGYGDGTPADPDRHDTLRKPLDETVFYEKF, encoded by the coding sequence ATGGAAACTTTCGATTTTCTGAAACTGGCGAAAAAGCGGTACGCCTGCCGCAAATATTTTGACAAGCAAGTGGAGCCGGAGAAACTGGCCCAAATCCTCGAAGCAGGGCGCGTTGCCCCCACGGGCGCCAACCGGCAGCCCCAGCGGCTGGTGGTCGTGCAGTCGAAAGAGGGGATGGAACGCCTTGCACGCTGCACGCGCGATTTCGGAGCTCCGCTGGCCATCATCGTCTGCGCCGACACCTCCGAGGCGTGGACCCGTAAATACGACAGCAAGGTGATCGGCGACATCGACGCCTCGATCGTCACCGACCACATGATGCTCGCCGCCACGTCGCTGGGTCTCGATACGCTGTGGATCTGCATGTTCAAGCCCGAAGCCGTGCGCGAGGAGTTTGCGTTGCCCCCGCACGTCGAGCCCGTGAACATTCTGCTGATCGGTTACGGCGATGGCACTCCGGCCGATCCCGACCGCCACGACACGCTGCGCAAGCCGCTGGACGAGACGGTGTTCTACGAGAAATTCTGA
- the htpG gene encoding molecular chaperone HtpG, which translates to MKNGKIGVTTENIFPVIKKFLYSEHEIFLRELISNAVDATQKLKTLSSIGEMKGDLGDLTIHVAADKEKKTLTVTDRGVGMTAEEVDKYINQIAFSGAEEFMEKYKNQAIIGHFGLGFYSAFMVSDKVEIFTKSFREGAKTVHWSCTGTPEFEMEETDEARDRGTTIVLHLSEDALEYAEESKVSELLKKYCRFLPVPIAFGKVKEWKDGKYVDTDKDNIVNNIEPLWTRKPADITEEQYKEFYHELYPMGDEPLFSIHLNIDYPFHLTGILYFPKIRNNFEIQKNKIQLYSNQVYVTDQVEGIVPEYLTLLHGVIDSPDIPLNVSRSYLQSDSNVKKISSYITRKVADRLQELFNTMRADYESKWDDLKVFIQYGILTDEKFAEKAAGFMLWKNTEGQYFTPKEYTEKVKENQTDKNKTVVFLYVDDPVAKYTSLEAAKAKGYDVLVMDGQLDNHYVNWYESKEKETRFVRVDSDVVDKLIQKEENVKMSLTEAQQEVLEPVFESQMPKDDKIHYNISFEAMSPDEAPVVITQNEFMRRMKEMAAMGGGGMSQFYGQMPDNFTIAVNGNHPIVIDILADVEKAYGDKLRTVTKKIDAAVAEEKRFDEVVKGKKEEELTPEEKSTREELSKKIVSLRDERNERLREIGGENRLVKQIIDLALLTNGMLKGKNLTDFIQRSISLIEK; encoded by the coding sequence ATGAAAAACGGAAAAATCGGAGTCACGACGGAGAACATCTTTCCCGTCATCAAGAAATTCCTCTATTCGGAGCATGAAATCTTCCTGCGCGAGCTGATCTCGAACGCCGTGGATGCCACCCAGAAGCTGAAAACCCTCTCGTCGATCGGCGAAATGAAGGGCGATCTGGGCGACCTGACCATCCATGTGGCCGCGGACAAGGAGAAGAAGACGCTGACCGTGACGGACCGCGGTGTGGGCATGACGGCCGAGGAGGTGGACAAGTACATCAACCAGATTGCCTTCTCGGGTGCCGAGGAGTTCATGGAGAAGTATAAGAATCAGGCCATCATCGGCCACTTCGGACTGGGATTCTACTCGGCGTTCATGGTGTCGGACAAGGTCGAGATATTCACCAAATCGTTCCGCGAGGGGGCCAAGACCGTGCATTGGAGCTGCACCGGAACCCCCGAGTTCGAGATGGAGGAGACCGACGAGGCCCGCGACCGCGGCACGACCATCGTGCTGCACCTCTCGGAAGATGCGCTGGAGTATGCCGAGGAGTCGAAAGTCAGCGAACTGCTGAAGAAATACTGCCGCTTCCTGCCCGTTCCGATCGCTTTCGGCAAGGTCAAGGAGTGGAAGGACGGCAAGTACGTCGACACGGACAAGGACAACATCGTCAACAACATCGAGCCGCTGTGGACCCGCAAGCCCGCGGACATCACCGAGGAGCAGTACAAGGAGTTCTACCACGAACTGTACCCGATGGGCGACGAGCCGCTGTTCTCGATCCACCTGAACATCGACTACCCGTTCCACCTGACGGGCATCCTCTATTTCCCGAAGATCCGCAACAACTTCGAGATTCAGAAGAACAAGATCCAGCTCTATTCGAATCAGGTTTATGTGACGGATCAGGTCGAGGGCATCGTGCCGGAGTACCTGACGCTGCTGCACGGCGTGATCGACTCGCCGGACATTCCGCTGAACGTCTCGCGCAGCTACCTGCAGAGCGATTCCAACGTGAAGAAGATTTCGAGCTACATCACCCGCAAGGTCGCAGACCGCTTGCAGGAGTTGTTCAACACCATGCGTGCGGACTACGAATCGAAATGGGACGACCTGAAGGTCTTCATCCAGTACGGCATCCTCACCGACGAGAAATTCGCCGAGAAAGCCGCCGGTTTCATGCTCTGGAAGAACACCGAGGGCCAGTATTTCACCCCGAAGGAGTACACCGAGAAGGTGAAGGAGAACCAGACCGACAAGAACAAGACCGTGGTGTTCCTCTATGTGGACGACCCCGTGGCGAAATACACCTCGCTGGAGGCCGCCAAGGCCAAGGGTTACGACGTGCTGGTGATGGACGGCCAGTTGGACAACCACTACGTCAACTGGTATGAGTCGAAGGAGAAGGAGACGCGGTTCGTGCGTGTGGACAGCGACGTCGTCGACAAACTCATCCAGAAGGAGGAGAACGTCAAGATGTCGCTCACCGAGGCGCAGCAGGAGGTGCTGGAGCCCGTGTTCGAGAGCCAGATGCCCAAGGACGACAAGATTCACTACAACATTTCGTTCGAGGCGATGTCGCCCGACGAGGCGCCGGTGGTCATCACCCAGAACGAGTTCATGCGCCGCATGAAGGAGATGGCCGCGATGGGCGGCGGGGGCATGAGCCAGTTCTACGGCCAGATGCCCGACAACTTCACCATCGCGGTGAACGGCAACCACCCTATCGTCATCGACATCCTCGCCGATGTGGAGAAAGCCTACGGCGACAAGCTGCGGACCGTCACCAAGAAGATCGACGCCGCGGTGGCCGAGGAGAAGCGTTTCGACGAGGTCGTGAAAGGCAAGAAGGAGGAGGAGCTGACGCCCGAGGAGAAATCCACCCGCGAGGAGCTGTCGAAGAAGATCGTCTCCCTGCGCGACGAGCGCAACGAGCGTCTGCGCGAGATCGGCGGCGAGAACCGCCTTGTCAAGCAGATCATCGACTTGGCGCTGCTCACCAACGGCATGCTGAAAGGCAAGAACCTCACGGATTTCATCCAGCGGTCGATCTCGCTGATCGAGAAATAG
- a CDS encoding ABC-F family ATP-binding cassette domain-containing protein, translating to MISIDSLTVEFSGTTLFKDISFTIGDKDRIALMGKNGAGKSTLLKIIAGVRSATRGRVTIGEGGKVGYLPQHLTVEDGRTLVEEASRAFEHLFEIERRIASLNEQLTTRTDYESESYMRLIEEVTAISEKFYAVDLTNYQEDVERILLGLGFERSDFTRQTSEFSGGWRMRIELAKLLLQKPDLLLLDEPTNHLDIESIEWLEDFLMNNAKAVMVISHDKAFVDHITTRTIEIMRGRIYDYKVNYSHYLELRKERREQQQAAYENQQKMIAENREFIERFKGTYSKTNQVQSRVRMLEKLDIIEVDEEDTSALNLRFPPAPRSGAYPVIATEVGKAYGDHRVFSDVSITIERGDKVAFVGRNGEGKSTMVKAIMRQIDFEGSIQIGHNVRIGYFAQNEASGLDETITVFKTIDDIAVGDIRTRIRDILGAFMFGKEASEKLVKVLSGGERTRLAMIKLLLEPVNLLILDEPTNHLDLKTKEILKEALTAFDGTLIVVSHDRDFLDGLTHKIYEFSHGRVTEHLDGVYGFLRKKKIDNISEIERRKV from the coding sequence ATGATTTCAATAGACTCCCTGACCGTAGAGTTCAGCGGCACGACGCTTTTCAAAGACATCTCCTTCACCATCGGCGACAAGGACCGGATCGCCCTGATGGGTAAGAACGGCGCCGGCAAGTCGACCTTGCTGAAGATCATCGCCGGGGTACGTTCGGCCACGCGCGGCCGGGTGACCATCGGCGAGGGCGGCAAAGTGGGCTACCTGCCTCAGCACTTGACCGTGGAGGACGGCCGGACGCTCGTCGAGGAGGCTTCGCGGGCTTTCGAACACCTGTTCGAAATCGAACGGCGGATCGCGTCGCTCAACGAACAGCTTACGACCCGCACCGACTACGAAAGCGAATCGTACATGCGGCTTATCGAGGAAGTGACGGCCATTTCCGAGAAATTCTATGCCGTGGACCTCACCAACTATCAGGAGGACGTCGAACGTATCCTGCTGGGACTGGGCTTCGAACGCTCGGACTTCACGCGGCAGACCTCCGAGTTCTCGGGCGGATGGCGCATGCGCATCGAGCTGGCCAAACTGCTGTTGCAGAAGCCCGACCTGCTGTTGCTGGACGAGCCGACGAACCACCTCGATATCGAGTCGATCGAGTGGCTGGAGGATTTCCTGATGAACAATGCCAAGGCCGTGATGGTCATTTCCCATGACAAGGCTTTCGTGGACCACATCACCACGCGCACGATCGAGATTATGCGCGGGCGCATCTACGACTACAAGGTCAACTATTCGCACTACCTCGAACTGCGCAAGGAGCGCCGCGAACAGCAGCAGGCGGCCTACGAAAACCAGCAGAAGATGATCGCCGAGAACCGGGAGTTCATCGAGCGGTTCAAGGGCACCTACTCGAAAACCAATCAGGTGCAGTCGCGCGTGCGGATGCTCGAAAAACTGGACATCATCGAGGTGGACGAGGAGGACACGTCGGCCCTGAACCTCCGTTTCCCGCCCGCTCCGCGCTCGGGGGCTTATCCGGTCATTGCCACCGAGGTGGGCAAGGCGTATGGCGACCACCGGGTTTTCAGCGACGTGTCGATCACCATCGAACGCGGCGACAAGGTGGCTTTCGTGGGACGCAACGGCGAGGGTAAATCCACGATGGTCAAGGCCATTATGCGGCAGATCGACTTCGAGGGGTCGATACAGATAGGTCACAATGTCAGGATCGGCTATTTCGCGCAGAACGAGGCGTCGGGGCTCGATGAGACGATCACCGTCTTCAAGACCATCGACGACATCGCCGTGGGCGACATCCGGACCCGCATCCGCGACATCCTCGGGGCCTTCATGTTCGGCAAAGAGGCCAGCGAAAAGCTGGTCAAGGTGCTCTCGGGCGGCGAACGCACCCGACTGGCGATGATTAAACTGCTGCTGGAGCCGGTCAACCTGCTGATCCTCGACGAGCCGACGAACCACCTCGACCTGAAGACCAAGGAGATTCTCAAGGAGGCGCTGACCGCCTTCGACGGGACGCTCATCGTCGTCTCCCACGACCGCGACTTCCTCGACGGACTGACGCACAAGATTTACGAATTTTCCCACGGCCGCGTCACCGAACACCTCGACGGTGTCTACGGTTTCCTCCGCAAAAAGAAGATCGACAACATCAGCGAGATCGAACGCCGAAAGGTCTGA
- a CDS encoding acyl-CoA thioesterase — MLSHDCQIRVWYKHTDQMAICHHSNYICYYEAARSEFLRALGMSFAEVERRGIMMPILEVQSKYRKPAYFDELLTVRISLREIPSTRINFYYEIFNEQGDLLNTGMTQLGFIHSDSRRPCRCPEWFLDLIRKDWTE; from the coding sequence ATGTTAAGCCACGATTGTCAGATACGGGTGTGGTACAAGCATACCGACCAGATGGCCATCTGCCACCATTCGAACTACATTTGTTACTACGAAGCCGCCCGCAGCGAATTCCTGCGCGCGCTGGGCATGTCGTTCGCCGAAGTCGAGCGGCGGGGTATCATGATGCCGATTCTCGAAGTGCAGTCCAAATACCGCAAGCCGGCCTATTTCGACGAGCTGCTCACGGTGCGCATTTCGTTGCGGGAGATACCTTCGACGCGCATCAACTTCTACTACGAGATTTTCAACGAGCAGGGCGACCTGCTGAACACGGGCATGACCCAGTTGGGATTCATCCACAGCGATTCGCGCCGTCCCTGCCGCTGTCCCGAGTGGTTCCTCGACCTGATCCGAAAGGACTGGACCGAATAG
- a CDS encoding FAD synthetase family protein, which produces MPETKQRNGIRVFHGFDALPRFVRPAVTVGSYDGVHRGHRALIERLVAEARAAGGESIVLTFEPHPRITLGRGEGLRLLTTLDEKIALLGDLGVDNVIVIPFDRAFSALTGAEFVEEYLIGKVGAETLVAGYNHRFGHDRVDCDAFAATGRLRVVKVEPCTVDGVRVSSTLIRRLLEEGKTEEAARLRGVRLKSGL; this is translated from the coding sequence ATGCCTGAAACGAAACAGCGAAACGGCATACGGGTATTTCACGGTTTCGACGCGCTTCCGCGCTTCGTCCGGCCGGCCGTGACCGTCGGTTCCTACGACGGCGTGCACCGGGGGCACCGGGCGCTGATCGAACGGCTCGTCGCCGAGGCCCGCGCCGCAGGAGGCGAGAGCATCGTGCTGACTTTCGAGCCGCATCCGCGCATCACGCTCGGCAGGGGAGAGGGCCTGCGGCTGCTGACGACCCTCGACGAGAAGATCGCGCTGTTAGGCGATCTGGGTGTCGACAATGTGATCGTCATTCCTTTCGACCGGGCTTTCAGCGCCCTGACGGGTGCGGAGTTCGTCGAGGAGTACCTGATCGGAAAGGTCGGCGCCGAGACGCTCGTCGCGGGTTACAACCACCGCTTCGGCCACGACCGGGTTGATTGTGACGCATTCGCGGCGACGGGGCGGCTGAGGGTTGTGAAGGTGGAGCCGTGCACGGTCGACGGCGTGCGCGTCAGCTCGACGCTGATCCGCCGGCTGCTGGAGGAGGGAAAGACCGAGGAAGCCGCCCGTCTAAGAGGCGTCCGCTTAAAAAGCGGGCTTTAG
- a CDS encoding redox-sensing transcriptional repressor Rex produces MATLTNTIPEKTIERLSEYRRTLLASHKQGITHIFSHVLAGIHGITAVQVRRDLMLIGFSSDTKKGYDVQVLIEYISKILDSPSPMNIAVLGMGHLGQAITKYFNGKGLKLKITAAFDVDPEKVGKTIDGIPCYHMDTFEEVVEDKDISIVIVSSPTKVAPTLVLPIINAGIKGVLNFTSTPLNFPQGIIVENYDITTLLEKVAYFVKENEESSNA; encoded by the coding sequence ATGGCAACTTTGACCAATACGATCCCCGAGAAAACCATCGAGCGCCTGAGCGAATACCGCCGCACGCTGCTCGCCAGCCACAAGCAGGGCATCACGCACATTTTTTCGCATGTGCTGGCCGGCATCCACGGCATCACGGCCGTGCAGGTGCGCCGCGACCTGATGCTGATCGGTTTTTCGAGCGATACGAAGAAAGGCTACGACGTGCAGGTGCTGATCGAATACATCAGCAAGATTCTCGACAGCCCCTCGCCGATGAACATCGCGGTGCTGGGTATGGGCCATCTGGGTCAGGCCATCACCAAGTATTTCAACGGCAAGGGGCTCAAGTTGAAGATCACCGCGGCGTTCGATGTCGATCCCGAGAAGGTCGGCAAGACCATCGACGGCATTCCGTGCTACCACATGGACACGTTCGAGGAGGTGGTCGAGGACAAGGATATCTCGATCGTCATCGTCTCGTCGCCGACGAAGGTGGCCCCGACGCTCGTGCTGCCGATCATCAACGCCGGTATCAAGGGCGTGCTGAACTTCACCTCCACGCCGCTGAACTTCCCGCAGGGAATCATCGTCGAGAACTACGACATCACGACGCTGTTGGAAAAAGTCGCCTATTTCGTCAAGGAGAACGAGGAGAGCAGCAATGCCTGA
- a CDS encoding LysM peptidoglycan-binding domain-containing protein: protein MTMKRLCATALMIVWTLCALAAEKSGTIVYINGSKFYIHTVQPGETLYGLSKTYGVGEKVILENNPSIVRGLKTAENIKIPFVSDVPEPKSDRKLRKTFDFHFVSKGETLYAISRQYEIPVKTILEDNPNLDPLHMRLGERILIRKKQIGSEDEAGTKEQWEEYRQSLNSVADEGTAYHIVRPGETFYSLSRRFGITEAELGRLNNGLKPADLKAGAMIKIPQPEGAVTEAAADSLHRDSMVAAEPQVIPVEFRALRRSEPLNVALMLPIATGGEANGNYLEFYQGFLLGLDSVKTRQGISVNVHLYNTARDTARIREIVERDETFRKSNLIIGPVYEEGLTPVIRFAEQKKVPVVSPLAHITGHNSDVLFQLAPDPSRKYEKAGDLVGGDKRVTLIYTASTDKEFEREILALLGDSEYSRYTYKYEHPSARSASSPSDLTPLLENGQDNVFIILSDNSVDVERILAALASADTSITSRGRTAPRFAVMGNPRWNRFNTIDRAIYFKDRVIFFSAYHAKRDSEVVRTFDSAYIRAFGALPTLYSYRGYDTAAIFAPAMYGDIEYDLEDRRYAPLQTVYLFGQGEGRENHVNRNWMRVNYNSDFTITIE, encoded by the coding sequence ATGACGATGAAACGACTCTGTGCCACAGCCCTGATGATCGTGTGGACGCTCTGCGCCCTTGCGGCGGAGAAGTCCGGGACGATCGTCTACATCAACGGCTCGAAGTTCTACATCCATACCGTTCAGCCGGGCGAGACGCTCTACGGGCTCTCGAAAACCTACGGCGTGGGCGAAAAGGTGATCCTCGAGAACAACCCTTCGATCGTCCGCGGGCTGAAGACGGCGGAGAACATCAAGATTCCCTTCGTGAGCGATGTTCCCGAACCGAAGTCGGACAGGAAGCTGCGCAAGACCTTCGATTTCCATTTCGTGTCGAAGGGCGAGACGCTTTACGCCATTTCGCGGCAGTATGAAATCCCCGTGAAGACCATCTTGGAGGACAATCCCAACCTCGACCCGCTGCACATGCGCCTCGGGGAGCGTATCCTGATCCGCAAGAAGCAGATCGGGTCGGAGGACGAAGCCGGAACGAAGGAGCAGTGGGAGGAGTACCGCCAGTCGCTGAACAGCGTGGCCGACGAGGGTACGGCATACCATATCGTCCGTCCGGGCGAGACGTTCTACTCGCTGTCGCGCCGCTTCGGGATCACCGAGGCCGAGCTCGGCCGGCTCAACAACGGGCTGAAACCCGCGGACCTCAAGGCCGGGGCGATGATCAAGATCCCGCAGCCGGAAGGAGCCGTGACGGAGGCGGCGGCCGACAGCCTGCATCGGGACAGCATGGTCGCCGCGGAGCCGCAGGTCATCCCTGTCGAGTTCCGGGCCCTGCGCCGCAGCGAGCCGCTCAACGTGGCCCTGATGCTGCCCATTGCCACGGGCGGCGAGGCCAACGGCAATTATCTGGAGTTCTATCAGGGCTTCCTGCTGGGACTGGACAGCGTCAAGACCCGGCAGGGTATCTCGGTGAACGTCCACCTCTACAACACGGCCCGCGATACGGCCCGCATCCGCGAGATCGTCGAGCGGGACGAGACGTTCCGCAAATCGAACCTGATTATCGGCCCGGTCTACGAAGAGGGGCTGACCCCGGTGATCCGCTTCGCCGAGCAGAAGAAAGTGCCCGTGGTGTCGCCGCTGGCCCATATTACCGGCCATAACAGCGACGTGCTGTTCCAACTGGCTCCCGATCCGTCGCGCAAGTACGAGAAGGCGGGGGATCTGGTGGGCGGCGACAAGCGCGTGACGTTGATCTACACCGCTTCGACCGACAAGGAGTTCGAACGCGAGATACTGGCGTTGCTGGGGGACTCAGAATATTCCCGGTACACCTATAAGTATGAGCATCCGTCGGCGCGTTCGGCCAGCAGCCCGAGCGACCTCACGCCGCTGCTGGAGAACGGACAGGACAACGTTTTCATCATCCTTTCGGACAACAGCGTCGACGTGGAGCGCATCCTCGCGGCTCTGGCGTCGGCCGATACGAGCATCACGAGCCGCGGACGCACGGCGCCCCGTTTCGCGGTGATGGGCAATCCGCGCTGGAACCGCTTCAATACCATCGACCGCGCCATTTACTTCAAGGACCGCGTGATCTTCTTCTCGGCCTACCACGCCAAGCGTGACTCCGAGGTCGTGCGGACGTTCGACAGCGCCTACATCCGCGCGTTCGGTGCCCTGCCGACGCTCTACTCCTACCGGGGTTACGACACGGCCGCGATCTTCGCCCCGGCCATGTACGGCGACATCGAGTACGACCTCGAAGACCGCCGCTATGCGCCGTTGCAGACCGTGTACCTGTTCGGGCAGGGCGAGGGACGCGAAAACCACGTCAACCGCAACTGGATGCGCGTCAACTACAACAGCGATTTCACGATAACCATCGAATAG
- a CDS encoding 3'-5' exonuclease, with translation MKLNLKRPIIFFDLETTGIDTAKDRIVEISMVKVMPDGEEITKTRRINPEMHIPAEATAVHGITDEDVKDCPTFAQVAKSLEQFVRGCDFGGFNSNRFDLPVLVEEFLRAGVDVDFKRRKFIDVQNIFHKKEQRTLVAAYKFYCDKNLEDAHSAEADTKATYEVLMAQLDRYDDLENDIDKLAEYSCRAEAADYAGRILFNEKGEEVFGFGKYKGRSVAEVFRIEPSYYAWMMNGDFPLYTKKVITEIRMRDKLK, from the coding sequence ATGAAGTTAAACCTCAAACGCCCGATCATCTTCTTCGACCTCGAAACCACCGGCATAGATACCGCCAAGGACCGCATTGTCGAGATATCGATGGTCAAGGTCATGCCCGACGGCGAGGAGATCACCAAGACCCGCCGGATAAACCCCGAGATGCACATTCCCGCGGAAGCTACGGCCGTACACGGCATCACGGACGAGGACGTGAAGGATTGCCCGACGTTCGCGCAGGTCGCCAAGTCGCTCGAGCAGTTCGTCCGCGGCTGCGATTTCGGCGGTTTCAATTCGAACCGCTTCGACCTGCCGGTGCTGGTCGAGGAGTTCCTCCGGGCGGGTGTCGACGTGGATTTCAAACGCCGCAAGTTCATCGACGTGCAGAACATCTTCCACAAGAAGGAGCAGCGCACGCTGGTGGCGGCCTACAAGTTCTACTGCGACAAGAATCTCGAGGACGCCCACTCGGCCGAGGCCGACACGAAAGCCACCTACGAGGTGCTGATGGCCCAGTTGGACCGTTACGACGATCTGGAGAACGACATCGACAAGCTGGCCGAATATTCGTGCCGCGCCGAGGCGGCGGACTACGCCGGGCGTATCCTCTTCAACGAAAAAGGCGAGGAGGTCTTCGGATTCGGCAAGTACAAGGGCCGTTCGGTGGCCGAGGTGTTCCGCATCGAGCCCAGCTACTACGCGTGGATGATGAACGGCGATTTCCCGCTCTACACCAAGAAGGTCATCACCGAAATCCGGATGCGCGATAAACTGAAATGA
- the dnaN gene encoding DNA polymerase III subunit beta, with protein MKFSVSSSALLSLLATTGKVISNKNTLPILDYFLMELNGNTLKVTTSDLETTLIGSIEVDSVENEGTIAAPAKLMLDSLKEFPELPLVIEVNDKNWEIKINWKSGSLSIPGASAVSYPAVPQLSAEKKELSMDVDTLVNGINKTIFATADDELRPVMNGIYINLAPNALTFVGTDAHKLVKYEAETPNEVTASFILPKKPANLLKSVLLKEDDAIEMAFDSKNALFKLKSHTLVCRLIEGNYPNYNAVIPSNNPNKVLVDRIELVNGIKRVAVCSNPTTNLIRMDIADNKINLTAQDIDFSVSANETISCSYDGQPISIGFKSTFLVEILSNMETPTVVVELADSTRAGVFKPVYDDKQSSATLMLLMPMMINA; from the coding sequence ATGAAATTTTCCGTATCAAGCTCGGCACTGCTTTCGCTGCTGGCTACCACCGGCAAGGTTATCAGCAATAAGAACACGCTGCCCATTTTGGACTACTTCCTGATGGAGCTCAACGGCAACACCCTGAAGGTCACCACGTCGGACCTCGAAACGACCCTTATCGGCTCGATCGAGGTGGACAGCGTCGAAAACGAGGGTACGATCGCCGCGCCGGCCAAGCTGATGCTCGACTCGCTGAAGGAGTTCCCCGAGCTGCCGCTCGTGATCGAGGTCAACGACAAGAACTGGGAGATCAAGATCAACTGGAAGAGCGGTTCGCTCTCGATCCCCGGAGCCAGCGCCGTGAGCTATCCCGCCGTGCCGCAGTTGAGCGCCGAGAAGAAGGAGCTTTCGATGGATGTGGACACGCTGGTCAACGGCATCAACAAGACCATCTTCGCCACGGCCGACGACGAACTGCGCCCCGTGATGAACGGCATCTATATCAACCTCGCGCCCAATGCGCTGACGTTCGTGGGCACCGACGCCCACAAGCTGGTGAAGTACGAGGCCGAGACCCCCAATGAGGTGACCGCCTCGTTCATCCTGCCCAAGAAGCCCGCCAACCTGCTGAAGTCGGTGCTGCTGAAGGAGGACGACGCAATCGAGATGGCGTTCGATTCGAAGAACGCACTGTTCAAGCTTAAGAGCCACACGCTCGTGTGCCGGCTGATCGAGGGCAACTACCCGAACTACAACGCCGTGATCCCGTCCAACAACCCCAACAAGGTGCTGGTGGACCGCATCGAGCTGGTCAACGGCATCAAGCGCGTGGCCGTCTGCTCGAACCCCACGACAAACCTCATCCGCATGGACATCGCCGACAACAAGATCAACCTCACGGCGCAGGACATCGACTTCTCGGTGTCGGCCAACGAGACGATCTCGTGCAGCTACGACGGACAGCCCATCTCGATCGGCTTCAAGTCGACGTTCCTTGTCGAGATACTCTCGAACATGGAGACCCCGACGGTGGTGGTGGAGCTGGCCGATTCGACCCGCGCAGGCGTCTTCAAGCCCGTTTATGACGACAAGCAGTCGAGCGCGACGCTGATGCTGCTGATGCCGATGATGATCAACGCATAA